CTTCTTCCACTCTTTTTGTTGAACGCTTGTTTTCCCGCCCCCGCGGAGGCAGAGCGACACCCGACGGATTTCGCAGATGAGGATGGTGCGACGATGGTTGAGCTGGTGACGCTCTTCGGCGGCGGCGGGTTCCTGGGGCGCTATGTCGCGCAGGCCCTGCTGCAACGCGGCATGCGCGTGCGGATCGTGGAGCGCGATCCCAAGCGCGCCTTCTTCGTGAAGCCGCTCGGCGGCCTCGGCCAGACCCAGTTCATCGCCGCGGACGTCACCAAGCCCGCCACCGTCGCCCGCGCCGTGCAGGGCAGCGATGTCGTGGTGAACCTCGTCGGCATCCTCTCCGGCAAGTTCGAGGCGGTGCAGGTCGAGGGCGCCCGCAACGTCGCCGAAGCGGCCCGCGCGGCGGGCGCGAAGGCGCTGGTCCACGTCTCGGCGATCGGCGCCGACGCGGCATCGGACATCCCCTATGCCCGCACCAAGGGCCAGGGCGAGGCGACGGTGCGCGAGGCCTTCCCCGCCGCCACCATCGTCCGCCCGTCGATCATCTTCGGCGCCGAAGATGATTTCGTGAACCGTTTCGCCGGCATGATCCAGTCCGCCCCGGCGGTGCCGATCATGAGCCCCGACACCCGGTTCCAGCCCGTCTATGTCGCCGATGTCGCCAAGGCGATCGCGGAGACCGCGTTGTCGCCGGAGCGCTTCGGCGGCCGCACCTTCGAACTGGGCGGCCCGGAGGTGATCAGCATGGCCGACCTGATCCGGCGCACGGCGGCGATGATCGGCGCGACGCCGCGCTTCATCACCCTGCCCGATGCGCTGTCCGGCCTGATCGCCAGCTTCGGCTTCCTGCCCGGCGCGCCGATCACCCAGGATCAGTGGCGGATGCTGAAGCAGGACAATGTCGTGACGCCGGGCGCCGACAACCTCGCCACGATCGGCGTGCGGCCGACGCCGATCGCCACGGTCGCGCCGTCATGGCTGGTGCGATACCGGCGGCTGGGCCGCTTCGGCGCCGAGCGCAAGGCCTCCTGATCGCGGCAGGCCGGCGGCGGGCGCCCGCCCGCCCCCGCTTTCCGCATCCACCGCTTGTTCATGGGCAAGAATTAACCGGCGGGCATCTTCCCTTGTGCGCCGCGATAAGGGAGACAGGCCCGCATGATGATCATCCAGCCCATTCTCCTCGGCATCGTCGAGGGGCTCACCGAATTTCTGCCGGTCTCCTCCACCGGCCACCTGATCCTGGCCGGCGCGCTGCTCGGCTATGACGACAGCCAGTGGCAGGTGTTCGACATCGTCATCCAGCTCGGCGCGATCCTGGCGATCGTGGTGCTCTACTGGCGGACCTTCTGGGCGGTGCTGGGCGGGCTGCTGGAGCGGCGCCCGACATCGTGGCGGTTCGTGCGCAACATCCTGCTCGCCTTCCTGCCGGCGGCGGTGATCGGCCTCGCCCTGCACAAGCAGATCGAGGCACTGCTCAGCAAGCCGGAGCTGGTCTGCGTCACCCT
This genomic window from Sphingomonas abietis contains:
- a CDS encoding complex I NDUFA9 subunit family protein, which translates into the protein MVELVTLFGGGGFLGRYVAQALLQRGMRVRIVERDPKRAFFVKPLGGLGQTQFIAADVTKPATVARAVQGSDVVVNLVGILSGKFEAVQVEGARNVAEAARAAGAKALVHVSAIGADAASDIPYARTKGQGEATVREAFPAATIVRPSIIFGAEDDFVNRFAGMIQSAPAVPIMSPDTRFQPVYVADVAKAIAETALSPERFGGRTFELGGPEVISMADLIRRTAAMIGATPRFITLPDALSGLIASFGFLPGAPITQDQWRMLKQDNVVTPGADNLATIGVRPTPIATVAPSWLVRYRRLGRFGAERKAS